The Weissella confusa DNA window TAATTATAAGGCTGAAGATGGGATGGTAACCGGGCACACGCTTTACCCAACGTATAAGCTGTTTACGCAAAAAGTACTCCGTCATGTCGGTTTGTCATTTGATGAGCAGACGGACACGATTTTGCGTCGAATGGAAATCGATTTTTATAACGCCTTTTTGCAGGCGTTGCCTCGCGAAAAGATGTTGCCAATGATTCGCGTGCGCTTAGATTATCAAGATAATTTGTTGGCACAACATATCCAACGTATGATTACGACGACGGAAATGCTGAATGTCGCGTTCGTGAGGGATGAAGAAGAGACGCCGGACATTGTGATTGCGGATCGATTGACGATGTCTGATGAAACAACGCTGTTCGTGTGGCCATCTTCACCATCATTTGCTGAATACGATATCTTTTTGCACACAGCAACAAAGAAGATGATGGCGGTTTTTGAAACGCAAATTTATTAATTATCCCAAATAGGTGAAACGTTTTTGCAAACCCTCTTAAACTAGCGTACACTGGTACAGTTGCTTTTTATTAGTAACCGCGAGAGAGTCCTCGCGTAACAAAGTAAACTGAAGAAAGAGGTTTTCATGATGAATGAACCACAAAAGACGCCATCATTTTCTTGGGCGCACGTTGCAAAGATTTTTAAGCCATCTTGGTACGTTGAACAAATGCGTGGCTGGGCATTGCCATCTTACTTGTTGTTGATGTTCGGCTTTGGTTTTTTGATTAGTCAAACGATTGCTAATCCGATTACGGGGATGGCTATTTGGACATTGGCTGCTGCATTGTTGGGATTTACAACAACGCTAGCGATTACTAATGCCCGACCAATTAATGGTATTTTGGGATTAATTTCAGCCCTTGTTTACATCGGGTTGGCTCTAGATGCTGGTAATCCTGCCGATGCAGTTTTGCAATTCGTTTATATTATTTTGCTTGATTTGCCAGTTATTTTGATGCCATCATGGTCAGAAAACGTTGCAACGCGAGTACGTAAGTTGAGCGAAGTGAAGGAACGCGGTGAGAAAATGACTTTTGCAAAGACGCGTACGTTCTTTGTATTGGTATTTATTGTTTCTTACATTGCGCTTTACTTCTTTGACGTCTACGTAACGCACTCACCACGTCCAATGATCGACGCTGGGGCAGCTGCCATTGGTATCACGGGTGCCGTTTTGACGACGTTGCGCTTCTCAGAAGCCTACTACATGTGGTTCTTGCAAGGTATTGCTCAAGTGGTTTTGTGGGGTGTTACGGCCGCACAAGGGGATGCCTCATTGGTCTTGTTCTTCACGTACATGTTGTACATGGGAAATGACTTGATCGCTTTCTTTGCTTCTCCTTGGTTTAAGAAGAGCATGCGAATTGCCGATCACGACTAACAAATTACAATTAAAAGTTGACATTTTCTGGGATTGGTGTATTATTAAGTTCCGGGCTCTTGTATTAGTTTACAAGACGTAATCAAAGTTGATTAACGCTCCCAAGGCTATAATAGCATTGGGAGCTTTTTTATTTTTTTATTGCTCCTGCAAACAGAACTCGGAGGATTGTTTTTTATGACAGCTAAGTACGTCTTTGTTACTGGTGGTGTTGTTTCATCATTGGGTAAGGGTATCGTCGCAGCATCATTGGGTCGCTTGTTGAAGAACCGCGGCTTCAAGATTGCCGTACAAAAGTTTGATCCATACATTAACGTCGACCCAGGAACGATGTCACCATACCAACACGGTGAGACTTTCGTTACTGATGACGGTTTGGAAACTGATTTGGACTTGGGACACTATGAGCGTTTCATCGACATTAACTTGAACAAGTACTCAAACGTTACGTCAGGACGTGTGTACTCTGAAGTTTTGGCTAAGGAACGTCGTGGTGACTATGATGGTGCAACTGTTCAAGTTATCCCACACATCACGAACGCTTTGAAGGAAAAGATGATGCGCGCCGCTGAAACAACGGACGCTGACATCGTGATTACTGAAGTTGGTGGTACGGTTGGTGATATCGAATCATTGCCATTCATTGAAGCGTTGCGTCAAATGAAGCGTGAAGTAGGTGCCGAAAACGTTGCCTACATCCACACGTCATTGATTCCATACTTGCGTGCCGCAGGAGAGATGAAGACGAAGCCAACGCAACACTCAGTTGCTGAGTTGCGTTCATTGGGTATCCAACCTGACATGTTGGTTGTTCGTACTGAGCAACCAATCACGCCAGAGATGCGCGAGAAGTTGGCTTTGTTTACGGACGTTGCGCCTGAAGCCGTTATCGAGTCATTGGACGTTGATAT harbors:
- the pnuC gene encoding nicotinamide riboside transporter PnuC, yielding MNEPQKTPSFSWAHVAKIFKPSWYVEQMRGWALPSYLLLMFGFGFLISQTIANPITGMAIWTLAAALLGFTTTLAITNARPINGILGLISALVYIGLALDAGNPADAVLQFVYIILLDLPVILMPSWSENVATRVRKLSEVKERGEKMTFAKTRTFFVLVFIVSYIALYFFDVYVTHSPRPMIDAGAAAIGITGAVLTTLRFSEAYYMWFLQGIAQVVLWGVTAAQGDASLVLFFTYMLYMGNDLIAFFASPWFKKSMRIADHD